A region of Gracilinanus agilis isolate LMUSP501 chromosome 3, AgileGrace, whole genome shotgun sequence DNA encodes the following proteins:
- the FAM98C gene encoding protein FAM98C yields the protein MAASEESPSAGNSGEAVFLARALRALGCVAGSPEAEVGPWLAEAADRGAACSHFRDLCAHLAAELGALGALEEGAVLSAGDAEGAGAEDCFLLELSGLLRELYCPDRALTTGNPATRLQAPGSGLRLLRFLCSELQAARLLSLRNPPAPSRAKVQERDLEEIEGELALILQALGMPQPEPGTPASQLLREVQAKISDLLPSLPPGHLDPLLTQPLDAPRWGALSTLSNYLRDQYCYRRRLMLTRLDLTASAFHWTDRAQTQGAAMTNVLKPLRQGLAPESAISLAHVLASRADLSRLVPATGQAARLATCCPINKVLMGPVPDRGGRPNELEAPMPSWQSRREAGHQRWGRKKKRR from the exons ATGGCGGCGTCGGAAGAGTCGCCGTCGGCTGGGAACTCGGGGGAAGCGGTCTTTTTGGCGCGGGCCCTACGAGCCCTTGG GTGCGTGGCAGGCTCCCCGGAGGCGGAGGTGGGTCCGTGGTTGGCCGAGGCTGCTGACCGCGGCGCCGCATGCAGCCACTTCCGAGACCTGTGCGCACATCTAGCGGCCGAGCTGGGCGCGTTGGGGGCCCTGGAGGAAGGGGCGGTCCTAAGCGCCGGGGACGCGGAAG GCGCCGGAGCCGAGGACTGCTTCCTGCTGGAACTGAGCGGCCTGCTCCGGGAGCTCTACTGCCCGGACCGGGCACTCACCACAGGCAACCCTGCGACTCGGCTCCAGGCCCCCGGCAGCGGCCTGCGCCTGCTCC GCTTTCTCTGTTCAGAGCTCCAGGCAGCTCGCCTTCTGAGCCTCCGGAACCCACCTGCCCCCTCCCGTGCTAAGGTCCAGGAGAGAGACCTGGAGGAAATTGAGGGGGAGCTGGCTCTGATTCTCCAGGCCCTGGGGATGCCCCAGCCAGAGCCAGGAACCCCAGCCAGCCAGCTGCTGAGAGAGGTCCAGGCGAAG ATCTCAGACTTGCTGCCCTCACTACCTCCTGGTCACCTGGACCCCCTACTCACCCAGCCTCTGGATGCCCCTCGATGG GGCGCCCTGAGCACCCTCTCCAACTACCTTCGGGATCAGTATTGTTACCGCCGTCGCCTCATGTTGACCAGGCTGGATCTCACAGCATCTGCCTTCCATTGGACAGATAGGGCCCAg acCCAGGGCGCTGCCATGACTAATGTGTTGAAGCCCCTTCGTCAGGGGCTGGCTCCTGAGTCTGCTATCTCCCTCGCCCATGTCCTGGCTTCTCGGGCTGACCTCTCCAGGCTGGTTCCAGCCACAGGTCAGGCAGCCCGTCTGGCTACCTGCTGCCCTATCAACAAGGTGCTGATGGGCCCAGTCCCTGACAGAGGGGGCCGGCCCAATGAGCTCGAGGCCCCCATGCCCAGCTGGCAGAGCCGTAGGGAGGCGGGGCACCAGCGCTGGGGACGGAAGAAGAAGAGACGGTGA